A single region of the Salicibibacter cibi genome encodes:
- the ftsE gene encoding cell division ATP-binding protein FtsE, with amino-acid sequence MINMQRIQKTYQNGVQALSNINIHIGKEEFVYVVGPSGAGKSTIIKLIIREVKPTEGTVHVNGTNLGDLRKKQIPYLRRKIGVVFQDFKLFHKSSIFENIAFALEVIGEPTDRIKPRVMEVLKLVKLKDKARCKPRELSGGEQQRVAIGRAMASKPAILIADEPTGNLDPETTWSIMGTLEDINYRGTTVVMATHNSHIVNNLKKRVIAIDNGNVVRDEMRGAYSYEA; translated from the coding sequence TTGATCAATATGCAAAGGATACAAAAAACCTATCAAAATGGGGTCCAAGCGTTAAGCAACATTAACATACATATCGGGAAAGAGGAGTTTGTATATGTCGTTGGGCCTAGTGGTGCCGGAAAGTCGACGATCATTAAGCTAATCATCCGTGAGGTTAAGCCGACAGAAGGCACCGTGCATGTGAACGGGACAAACCTTGGTGATCTCAGAAAAAAACAAATTCCATATTTAAGGCGCAAAATCGGGGTTGTTTTTCAAGATTTTAAACTATTTCATAAGTCATCCATATTTGAAAACATTGCTTTTGCACTTGAGGTTATCGGAGAACCCACCGATCGCATCAAACCACGTGTGATGGAAGTATTGAAGCTTGTCAAATTAAAAGATAAAGCCCGTTGTAAACCGCGTGAGTTATCCGGCGGTGAACAACAGCGAGTGGCTATTGGACGGGCGATGGCAAGCAAGCCGGCAATTTTGATCGCAGATGAGCCGACCGGCAATTTGGATCCGGAAACGACGTGGAGCATTATGGGTACTTTAGAAGATATTAACTATCGAGGCACAACTGTTGTGATGGCGACGCATAACAGCCACATCGTCAATAACTTAAAAAAACGGGTGATTGCCATTGATAATGGCAATGTTGTGCGGGATGAAATGCGAGGTGCGTACAGCTATGAAGCGTAG
- a CDS encoding murein hydrolase activator EnvC family protein: MKGKKPLLLGSAFLIGLSGWLQASDVGEAESISELENELDDIRESQQETGNDGEEAEEDLEGVEEELAKIEGEIREMDEEMSATVEEVGDKEAESAELEEENERLQNEITELEERIEERDEMLKERAVTLYQNGGGTVEYIEVLLGAQSFGDFIDRIRTLSTIAGQDQEILDEHIADHEQLEENKKAVEENLATLESTLAELETLQANLDEQIEDKEVVMDGLDEEQRQLFDDLEEVENKEEILQQQEIAKQNEIEREEERVREREQEKEQERKQEKDEQGEQEAGESGDSGNNEENDLKESEGSDDNSGGSSSSPSTANVSDSGSDGGDGSGTLARPASGPLTSEYGPRWGRMHNGIDIGGSGVPVHSAESGTVSYVGYMSGFGNTVMVTHQMNGQTITTLYAHLASSNVSEGDSVDRSEQIGIMGNTGNTTGPHLHFEVHEGGWAGSGVNSVDPMNYL; this comes from the coding sequence ATGAAAGGAAAAAAACCATTATTGCTCGGTTCTGCTTTTCTGATTGGATTATCCGGTTGGTTGCAAGCTAGCGATGTTGGAGAAGCTGAATCCATCAGTGAGTTGGAAAACGAATTGGACGACATCCGTGAATCCCAACAAGAAACGGGAAATGATGGAGAAGAGGCAGAAGAGGATTTAGAAGGCGTAGAGGAAGAGTTGGCAAAAATCGAAGGTGAGATTCGTGAAATGGACGAAGAAATGTCTGCCACCGTTGAAGAAGTCGGAGACAAAGAAGCGGAAAGTGCTGAATTGGAAGAAGAAAACGAACGGTTACAGAATGAAATCACTGAACTTGAAGAACGTATCGAAGAACGGGATGAAATGTTGAAAGAACGAGCCGTGACTCTTTATCAAAATGGTGGCGGGACAGTTGAATACATAGAAGTGTTACTTGGCGCGCAAAGTTTCGGGGATTTTATAGATCGAATTCGCACCCTCTCAACGATTGCCGGACAAGATCAGGAAATACTTGATGAGCATATTGCCGATCATGAACAACTAGAAGAAAATAAAAAAGCGGTTGAAGAAAATCTGGCAACCTTGGAATCTACTCTTGCAGAATTAGAAACTTTACAGGCAAACTTGGACGAACAAATAGAGGACAAAGAAGTTGTGATGGACGGACTTGATGAAGAGCAGCGTCAGTTGTTTGACGACTTGGAAGAAGTCGAAAACAAAGAAGAAATCTTACAACAGCAAGAAATTGCTAAACAGAACGAAATCGAACGTGAAGAAGAGCGAGTACGAGAAAGAGAACAGGAGAAAGAACAGGAAAGAAAACAGGAAAAAGATGAACAGGGTGAACAGGAAGCTGGAGAATCCGGAGATTCCGGAAACAATGAGGAAAATGATTTAAAAGAATCCGAAGGAAGCGACGATAACAGCGGCGGATCATCTTCGTCACCGTCAACCGCAAATGTCAGCGATTCCGGTTCCGACGGCGGAGACGGAAGTGGCACGCTGGCAAGGCCGGCATCGGGTCCGTTGACTTCAGAGTATGGGCCGCGATGGGGCCGGATGCACAATGGCATTGATATTGGCGGTTCAGGTGTTCCGGTTCATTCCGCTGAATCAGGCACAGTTAGTTACGTCGGGTACATGAGCGGTTTCGGTAATACGGTGATGGTTACGCATCAAATGAATGGACAAACGATCACGACATTGTATGCCCATCTGGCTTCCTCCAATGTATCCGAAGGCGATTCGGTTGACCGTTCGGAACAGATCGGCATCATGGGAAATACAGGGAATACGACAGGTCCCCATTTGCACTTTGAAGTACATGAAGGCGGTTGGGCCGGCTCGGGTGTGAATAGCGTCGACCCAATGAATTATCTATAA
- the prfB gene encoding peptide chain release factor 2 (programmed frameshift) — MDSAEIKTELTTMANRLAEFRGSLDLEAKESRIKELEEEMTVPGFWDNPDASREVIGETNSLKETAHTFRALEEELENLKVTRELLQEEENDELRADLEQGIRSLSEGINQFELKMLLSDPHDAKDAILEIHPGAGGTESQDWAQMLLRMYTRWAEKRKFKVETLDYLPGDEAGLKSVTLLIKGQDAFGHLKAEKGVHRLVRISPFDSSGRRHTSFASCEVMPEMDEDVNIEVAAEDLKIDTYRASGAGGQHVNTTDSAVRITHIPTNTVVQCQNERSQIKNREHAMKMLKARLYQQELERQQQELDEMRGEQSEIGWGSQIRSYVFHPYNMVKDHRTNYEVGNTEAVMDGAIDVFIDAYLRSRIK, encoded by the exons ATGGATAGTGCCGAAATAAAAACGGAATTAACGACAATGGCGAATCGTCTCGCGGAATTTAGGGGGTCTCTT GACCTGGAAGCGAAAGAAAGCAGGATCAAAGAACTGGAAGAAGAAATGACGGTTCCCGGTTTTTGGGACAATCCGGACGCCTCCAGAGAAGTGATTGGCGAGACCAATTCATTAAAAGAAACCGCTCATACGTTTCGTGCGTTGGAAGAAGAACTGGAAAATTTAAAAGTGACCCGGGAACTGTTACAAGAAGAGGAAAATGATGAGTTGCGAGCGGATCTGGAACAAGGCATTCGATCGCTTTCAGAGGGAATCAATCAATTTGAGCTGAAAATGCTGTTGTCAGATCCCCATGATGCAAAAGATGCGATCCTTGAAATACACCCCGGGGCCGGCGGGACGGAATCCCAGGATTGGGCACAGATGCTTCTTCGCATGTATACTCGTTGGGCTGAAAAACGTAAATTCAAAGTGGAGACGCTTGACTATTTGCCGGGAGACGAAGCAGGTTTGAAAAGTGTCACGTTGCTGATCAAAGGGCAGGATGCCTTTGGCCATTTGAAAGCGGAAAAAGGAGTTCATCGTTTGGTACGCATTTCCCCTTTTGATTCCTCGGGCCGGCGCCACACGTCTTTTGCTTCCTGTGAAGTGATGCCGGAGATGGATGAAGATGTTAATATTGAAGTGGCTGCCGAAGACTTGAAAATTGACACGTACCGTGCAAGCGGTGCCGGCGGCCAGCACGTAAACACGACGGATTCTGCCGTAAGAATCACGCATATTCCAACAAACACGGTTGTGCAATGCCAAAATGAGCGTTCACAAATTAAAAATCGGGAACATGCGATGAAGATGCTTAAAGCCCGCCTTTATCAACAGGAGCTTGAACGGCAACAACAAGAATTGGACGAAATGCGCGGTGAGCAAAGTGAAATCGGGTGGGGGAGCCAGATTCGATCTTATGTTTTCCACCCTTATAATATGGTGAAGGATCACCGTACCAATTATGAAGTCGGGAATACGGAGGCTGTCATGGATGGCGCGATCGATGTCTTTATTGACGCATACTTACGCTCAAGAATAAAGTAA
- a CDS encoding c-type cytochrome, giving the protein MKKAMLVLGTAIFIIGGCNGQAGEEQEPVGDNNGGNGGGDNGAEEEEEEDNGETVDAGEGMDLYEENCMSCHGGDLEGGQGPALDGYSADEVHDAIEEGPGAMPEDLVSGDDADAVAEYVEEEA; this is encoded by the coding sequence ATGAAAAAAGCAATGCTAGTGTTAGGTACGGCGATTTTTATCATCGGCGGCTGTAATGGTCAAGCAGGTGAAGAACAGGAGCCTGTCGGTGATAACAATGGTGGAAATGGTGGCGGCGACAACGGGGCCGAAGAAGAGGAAGAAGAGGACAATGGCGAAACCGTTGATGCCGGCGAAGGCATGGATCTTTATGAAGAGAATTGCATGAGTTGCCACGGCGGGGACTTGGAAGGCGGTCAAGGCCCGGCGCTTGACGGATATAGCGCCGACGAAGTTCACGATGCGATTGAAGAAGGCCCTGGTGCCATGCCGGAAGACCTTGTTTCCGGTGACGACGCTGATGCTGTTGCGGAATACGTAGAAGAAGAAGCTTAG
- a CDS encoding PDZ domain-containing protein, producing the protein MDHWFIDLLIGVGSFLIQPLTYIGLLAMVGIGYRRLKRERKMFHTSTGPVGKDVFHRLLPGFLAGGLLSVVAVAFGIVLTPEFLLTMTVTYLVLIIAGGAGFASPAYALGLALLLSYFLPFGGAMSVDPLPVLILIAVLLFVEGVFMRLQSKREFSPLRLRSKRGKWIGGQRLDRMWLIPVCIFIPGDSFAAGDWWPLLPITDDVSLLLAPFLVGFRLTTLGQRMQLKIKDAGTRVIGFGALMLIGVALFMYLAGWAWLPVVLIAIFGRILLQVYEYVSDRMKDHHFVPKNEGIVILSVLPGSPGEKMGLLPGEIVTKVHGNPIHTEGSFYQQLQINPAYGRIELIDANGERRVEKAALYDNQHHELGLLFLHPHEEHWETE; encoded by the coding sequence ATGGATCATTGGTTTATAGATCTATTGATCGGTGTAGGAAGCTTCCTTATCCAGCCGTTGACCTATATCGGTTTGTTGGCAATGGTAGGAATTGGCTACCGCCGTTTAAAAAGGGAAAGAAAGATGTTTCATACGTCCACCGGCCCTGTTGGGAAAGACGTTTTTCACCGTCTATTGCCTGGGTTTTTGGCTGGAGGGCTTCTATCGGTTGTTGCAGTGGCTTTTGGTATTGTGCTCACTCCGGAATTTCTTTTGACAATGACAGTAACCTATCTTGTGCTGATTATTGCTGGTGGCGCGGGATTTGCCTCACCTGCTTATGCGTTGGGGTTGGCTTTGCTCCTTTCCTATTTCCTGCCTTTCGGGGGCGCAATGTCTGTAGATCCATTACCCGTCCTTATCCTCATCGCCGTATTGTTATTCGTTGAAGGGGTATTCATGCGCTTACAGTCAAAGCGCGAGTTTTCACCGCTTCGCTTACGGAGTAAAAGAGGGAAATGGATCGGAGGTCAACGCCTTGATCGGATGTGGCTCATTCCCGTATGCATATTCATTCCCGGGGACTCTTTTGCAGCAGGAGATTGGTGGCCATTGTTGCCGATTACGGATGATGTATCTTTACTGTTGGCGCCTTTTCTTGTTGGGTTTCGCCTAACGACGCTCGGGCAACGAATGCAATTAAAAATAAAAGATGCCGGAACGAGAGTGATAGGGTTTGGGGCGTTGATGTTGATTGGTGTCGCTCTATTTATGTACCTCGCAGGATGGGCATGGTTGCCGGTCGTGCTTATCGCTATCTTCGGCCGGATTCTTTTGCAAGTGTACGAGTATGTTAGTGACCGTATGAAAGATCATCATTTTGTTCCAAAAAATGAAGGCATTGTCATTCTCAGTGTATTACCGGGATCTCCCGGGGAGAAGATGGGGCTGCTGCCCGGAGAAATTGTGACAAAAGTGCATGGCAATCCCATCCATACGGAAGGCAGTTTTTATCAACAATTACAGATCAACCCGGCATACGGCCGTATTGAATTGATCGATGCCAATGGGGAACGTCGGGTGGAAAAAGCAGCCTTGTATGACAATCAACATCATGAGCTGGGCTTGCTATTTTTGCATCCCCATGAGGAACATTGGGAAACTGAATAA
- the secA gene encoding preprotein translocase subunit SecA, which produces MIGLIKKVIGDTDQRKTKKMQKTVDEIEGYADEMKLLSDTDLAAKTENFKARYDGGEDLESLLPEAFAVVREASTRVLGLTPYPVQLLGAIVLHHGDTAEMKTGEGKTLVATMPVYLNALTGLGVHIVTVNDYLARRDSEDMGRLYHFLGLTVGLNEKGMSKDEKREAYACDVMYGTNNEFGFDYLRDNMVLYKEQMVQRKLHYAIVDEVDSILIDEARTPLIISGSVEQSTEMYVQADGFVRLLKEEEDYTYEEKSKNVRLTEEGVNKAENYFNLNNLYDQGNVQLTHNINQSLKGHRAMQRDDDYVVEDGDVVIVDQFTGRLMKGRRYGDGLHQAIEAKEQLPIKKESMTLASITFQNYFRMYQKLAGMTGTAKTEEEEFQNIYNMNVVSIPTNESIIREDKADLIYKTMDAKFKAVADDIKEIHQRGQPILVGTASVDTSEYVSKLLKKRKVPHEVLNAKHHANEAEIIKNAGQKNAVTIATNMAGRGTDIKLGAGVPELGGLFVIGTERHESRRIDNQLRGRSGRQGDPGVSQFYLSMEDVLMRRFGSENMQNMLNKMGMEEDAPLESRMVSRAVEQSQKRVEGHNFDARKQILEYDDVMREQRDIIYEQRMEVLESDNLETIVQGMINNVVDRTVARFTSEEEVPEDWDLAGLVSDLNAMVLYNGDITQNDLYGLEQDEIQELVKGKAEANYKAKEAEIGEEKMREFEKVIMLRAVDRKWMNHIDQMDQLRQGIHLRAYGQSNPLRDYRFEGYNMFEDMIASIEEEVSRYVIKARLTNNMQREAVADESKSKAVHGNNKKEQEKKKKQPIRKAKQVGRNEPCPCGSGKKYKHCCGVQNA; this is translated from the coding sequence ATGATCGGTTTAATAAAAAAGGTCATTGGTGATACAGACCAGCGTAAAACGAAGAAAATGCAAAAAACCGTCGATGAAATCGAAGGTTATGCAGATGAGATGAAATTGCTGTCGGACACTGATTTGGCTGCAAAAACCGAAAATTTTAAGGCACGATACGATGGCGGGGAGGACTTGGAAAGTCTTCTTCCGGAAGCATTCGCTGTCGTGCGTGAGGCCTCTACTCGTGTGCTCGGGCTCACTCCGTATCCGGTTCAATTGCTGGGGGCAATTGTGCTCCATCACGGTGATACGGCGGAAATGAAAACCGGGGAAGGAAAAACATTGGTAGCGACGATGCCGGTGTATTTAAACGCTTTAACGGGCCTTGGGGTTCATATCGTCACCGTGAACGACTATTTGGCGCGTCGGGACAGTGAAGACATGGGACGTCTATATCATTTTCTCGGCTTGACGGTAGGGCTAAACGAGAAAGGCATGTCCAAAGATGAAAAACGCGAAGCCTATGCCTGCGATGTCATGTATGGAACGAACAATGAATTTGGTTTTGATTATTTGCGTGACAACATGGTTCTTTATAAGGAGCAAATGGTGCAACGGAAGCTTCATTATGCCATCGTCGACGAAGTGGATTCCATCCTCATTGACGAAGCGCGAACGCCGCTGATCATCTCTGGATCGGTAGAGCAATCCACGGAGATGTACGTACAAGCAGATGGATTCGTACGGTTGTTAAAAGAAGAGGAAGATTATACGTACGAAGAGAAATCGAAAAATGTCCGTTTGACGGAAGAAGGGGTCAATAAAGCGGAAAACTACTTTAATCTGAACAACTTATATGATCAGGGAAACGTGCAACTGACCCACAATATCAATCAGTCACTAAAGGGGCACCGCGCCATGCAACGCGACGATGATTACGTCGTGGAAGACGGGGATGTTGTGATTGTCGATCAGTTTACCGGAAGGCTCATGAAAGGGCGCCGCTATGGAGATGGCCTGCATCAGGCCATTGAAGCAAAGGAACAACTTCCGATCAAAAAAGAAAGCATGACACTGGCTTCGATCACGTTTCAAAATTACTTTCGAATGTACCAAAAACTTGCCGGCATGACCGGGACGGCCAAAACGGAGGAAGAGGAGTTCCAAAATATTTACAATATGAATGTGGTCTCCATTCCGACAAACGAATCGATTATCAGAGAGGACAAGGCCGACCTCATTTATAAAACGATGGATGCGAAATTCAAGGCTGTTGCAGATGATATAAAAGAAATCCATCAAAGAGGGCAACCGATCCTTGTCGGCACGGCAAGCGTAGATACGTCTGAGTATGTATCAAAATTGTTGAAGAAGCGAAAGGTTCCCCATGAGGTTTTAAATGCGAAACACCATGCCAATGAAGCGGAAATCATTAAAAACGCCGGTCAAAAAAATGCCGTTACCATCGCTACCAATATGGCCGGTCGCGGCACGGATATTAAATTGGGAGCGGGCGTTCCGGAACTCGGCGGTCTTTTTGTCATCGGCACGGAGAGGCATGAAAGCCGCCGAATCGATAATCAACTACGCGGTCGTTCCGGACGTCAGGGTGACCCGGGGGTTTCGCAATTTTACCTGTCGATGGAAGATGTGCTCATGCGCCGATTTGGTTCGGAAAACATGCAAAACATGCTTAATAAAATGGGCATGGAAGAGGACGCTCCCTTGGAAAGCCGTATGGTCAGCCGTGCCGTGGAGCAATCGCAAAAACGCGTGGAAGGGCATAACTTTGATGCGCGTAAACAAATCCTTGAATATGATGATGTCATGCGGGAACAACGGGATATCATCTATGAACAACGGATGGAAGTACTGGAATCGGACAACCTGGAAACGATCGTTCAAGGCATGATCAACAATGTCGTAGACCGAACGGTTGCACGTTTCACTTCGGAAGAAGAAGTTCCGGAAGACTGGGACTTGGCCGGCTTGGTCTCAGACCTGAACGCGATGGTTCTTTATAATGGCGACATTACGCAAAATGATTTGTACGGCTTGGAACAGGATGAGATCCAGGAGCTCGTCAAAGGAAAGGCCGAAGCAAATTATAAAGCGAAAGAAGCAGAGATTGGCGAAGAAAAAATGCGTGAGTTTGAGAAGGTCATTATGCTGCGGGCCGTTGACCGCAAATGGATGAATCATATTGACCAAATGGACCAGCTTCGCCAAGGTATTCACCTGCGGGCATATGGACAAAGCAACCCGCTTCGGGATTATCGTTTCGAAGGATACAACATGTTTGAAGACATGATCGCCAGTATTGAAGAAGAAGTTTCCCGCTATGTGATAAAAGCGCGTTTGACAAATAACATGCAACGGGAAGCAGTCGCAGACGAGAGTAAGTCCAAAGCTGTGCACGGAAACAATAAAAAAGAGCAAGAGAAGAAGAAAAAACAACCGATACGCAAAGCAAAACAAGTTGGAAGAAATGAACCGTGCCCGTGCGGAAGCGGGAAAAAGTACAAACATTGCTGTGGGGTGCAGAATGCTTAA
- a CDS encoding YitT family protein → MRRKKRRKPSQGLARVLINVLLVLSGSAIVAIAFNLFLLPNAIASGGLSGFATIMYQVFGFAPHITLYALNIPLFLLGMLLLGGFRYGGMTLAGTLFLPFVVFLTQHWPPLTTEPLLAAIFGGVGVGTGLGLVFRSGASTGGTDLAAQIIHKYTGVSLGAGVFIMDGLIVGMAAIAFSIEFALFALIGLFITGKTIDIVQIGFGYDKIAFIITEEQEKIKKTILNDVDRGVTKLQAYGGYTEDDRPVLMCVVNRNEIPFLRQVVQDIDRDAFIVVTNATEVLGRGFKME, encoded by the coding sequence ATGAGGCGGAAAAAGCGGCGTAAACCGTCACAAGGTTTGGCACGAGTGCTCATAAATGTGCTGCTCGTTTTGAGTGGCTCGGCGATTGTGGCGATCGCATTTAATTTGTTTTTATTGCCAAATGCAATCGCCTCGGGCGGACTTAGCGGCTTTGCCACTATTATGTATCAAGTGTTCGGTTTCGCTCCGCACATTACCCTATACGCTCTTAATATCCCCTTATTTCTATTGGGAATGCTCTTGCTCGGAGGATTTCGATACGGGGGAATGACATTGGCGGGAACGTTGTTCCTCCCATTTGTCGTTTTTTTGACACAACATTGGCCGCCTTTAACGACAGAGCCTCTCCTGGCGGCAATATTTGGCGGTGTCGGTGTCGGAACAGGGCTCGGCCTTGTTTTTCGTTCAGGTGCATCCACAGGCGGTACCGACTTGGCGGCTCAAATTATTCATAAATATACCGGTGTTTCTCTTGGTGCCGGTGTATTTATCATGGATGGACTAATCGTTGGCATGGCTGCAATTGCGTTTAGCATCGAATTTGCGTTGTTCGCACTCATTGGGCTTTTTATCACCGGAAAGACCATAGATATTGTACAAATTGGTTTTGGCTATGATAAGATTGCATTCATAATTACGGAAGAACAGGAGAAAATAAAAAAAACCATTTTAAATGATGTCGACCGTGGAGTCACCAAACTTCAGGCATACGGTGGCTATACGGAAGATGACCGACCGGTGTTGATGTGTGTTGTGAACCGCAATGAAATTCCTTTTCTGCGACAAGTCGTGCAAGACATCGATCGTGATGCGTTCATTGTTGTTACCAATGCGACAGAAGTGCTAGGGCGTGGTTTTAAAATGGAATAA
- a CDS encoding S41 family peptidase: MNVSGKWLVILASAVIIAGSGGVIAGVSIGEEGQGQNAAPQMDEENGETSSEEGWEKVHQAHDLIVEQYIDDVDESTLYEGAIEGMLDELGDPYSVYMDQEMAGQFEESLDSEFEGIGAEVNMVNENVTIVSPIQGSPAEEAGLMPDDQILEIDGNSTEGQSLNEAVMDIRGEEGTSVTLTIERPSASEPFEVDVERDAIPMETVESRTIDRDGETIGLLEIISFSAETAQEFEDELNGLESEGIDGLLIDVRDNPGGYLNSVQDIGSLLLPEGETIVQIEQPDGEVIATPSTLEEEKEYPMAMLINQGSASASEILAAALNEAGDYDLIGETTFGKGTVQQGYQFEDGSEMNLSMSRWLTSDGNNIHEEGVEPTIEESQPDYFYTAALAVDETLTFDDNNDQVGNAQHILDGLGYDPGRTDGYFDEQTEEAVAAFQQETDDLEESGGIDEETAQHLHSAIVDEIRDDENDRQLDTAIGYLVSEVS, from the coding sequence ATGAATGTTAGCGGCAAGTGGCTCGTTATTTTAGCGAGTGCGGTCATCATAGCCGGATCCGGTGGGGTGATCGCGGGAGTCTCTATCGGCGAAGAGGGACAAGGTCAAAATGCTGCTCCGCAAATGGATGAAGAAAACGGTGAAACTTCATCTGAAGAAGGTTGGGAAAAAGTTCATCAAGCGCATGACTTGATTGTGGAACAATACATCGATGATGTTGACGAAAGCACCTTGTATGAAGGCGCAATTGAAGGAATGTTAGACGAATTGGGCGACCCCTATTCCGTCTATATGGATCAGGAAATGGCGGGTCAGTTTGAGGAATCGTTGGACAGTGAATTTGAAGGCATCGGTGCAGAAGTTAACATGGTAAATGAAAATGTAACGATTGTTTCTCCGATTCAAGGCTCACCGGCAGAAGAGGCTGGTTTAATGCCGGACGATCAAATTTTGGAGATAGATGGAAATTCAACGGAAGGTCAATCTTTGAATGAAGCGGTGATGGATATTCGCGGGGAGGAAGGCACTTCCGTTACGCTGACAATTGAGCGCCCCTCTGCTTCCGAGCCGTTTGAAGTCGACGTGGAGCGTGACGCGATCCCGATGGAAACAGTCGAAAGTCGAACGATTGACCGGGATGGAGAAACCATCGGTTTACTCGAGATTATTTCTTTTTCCGCAGAGACAGCCCAAGAATTTGAAGATGAATTGAATGGGTTGGAATCCGAAGGCATTGACGGGTTGCTCATCGATGTTCGCGATAATCCGGGCGGATACTTGAACAGTGTTCAGGATATTGGCAGTTTGTTGCTCCCTGAAGGGGAAACGATCGTCCAAATCGAGCAACCTGACGGAGAAGTTATCGCTACTCCCTCTACACTCGAAGAAGAGAAAGAATACCCAATGGCTATGCTTATTAATCAAGGTAGCGCGTCTGCGTCGGAAATATTGGCAGCTGCTCTTAATGAAGCAGGTGACTATGACCTCATTGGCGAAACAACGTTCGGGAAGGGCACTGTACAACAAGGATACCAATTTGAGGATGGCAGTGAAATGAATTTATCAATGTCCAGATGGTTAACCTCCGACGGCAACAATATTCATGAAGAAGGAGTGGAGCCGACGATTGAGGAAAGCCAACCGGATTATTTCTATACAGCCGCGCTTGCTGTAGATGAGACGCTCACGTTTGATGACAACAATGATCAAGTGGGCAACGCGCAACATATTTTAGACGGATTGGGTTATGATCCGGGCAGAACCGATGGATATTTTGATGAACAAACAGAAGAAGCAGTGGCTGCTTTCCAACAAGAGACGGACGATTTAGAGGAAAGCGGGGGAATCGATGAAGAGACTGCCCAGCACCTTCATAGCGCAATCGTGGATGAGATTCGTGACGATGAAAATGATCGCCAACTCGATACGGCCATTGGCTATTTGGTTAGTGAAGTGTCCTAA
- the ftsX gene encoding permease-like cell division protein FtsX: MKRSTFARHVREGFKNVGRNGWMSFASISAVAIMLLVVGAFSLLILNMNSLAFDVENEVEIRAFLETETEEDAQAEVMEDIASANAVEDVSYLDRDEGLDQFIDSLGSEGAVYESIRDENPLNDALVIEATEPELTEAVATSVIEYAEVETVEYGETILTQLFTITNYVRVLGATMIIGLLFTSIFLISNTIKLTIISRKDEIEIMKLVGATNGFVRTPFMIEGLLIGVIGALVPVGTLMAGYVYLYDFFDAQLPFITMVEPFPMVWQVALVLLGISVVVGMLGSQMSVRKFLKV, from the coding sequence ATGAAGCGTAGCACCTTTGCGAGGCACGTAAGAGAAGGTTTTAAAAACGTTGGCAGAAATGGGTGGATGAGCTTTGCCTCCATTAGTGCCGTGGCGATTATGCTGCTTGTCGTCGGGGCGTTTTCCTTGCTGATTTTAAACATGAACAGCCTAGCATTCGATGTTGAAAACGAAGTTGAAATCCGTGCTTTTTTGGAAACGGAAACCGAAGAGGATGCACAGGCGGAAGTGATGGAAGACATTGCAAGCGCCAATGCGGTGGAAGACGTTTCGTATCTTGACAGGGACGAAGGGTTGGACCAATTTATCGACAGCCTCGGATCCGAAGGCGCTGTTTATGAAAGCATCCGAGATGAGAACCCCTTGAATGATGCTTTGGTTATCGAAGCGACCGAACCGGAACTGACAGAAGCTGTCGCAACCTCCGTCATTGAATATGCAGAAGTGGAAACGGTTGAATATGGAGAGACCATTCTTACGCAATTGTTCACGATTACAAATTATGTGCGTGTACTTGGCGCGACTATGATCATCGGTTTGTTGTTTACTTCTATATTCCTGATTTCAAACACGATTAAACTTACCATTATCTCCCGCAAAGATGAGATTGAAATTATGAAACTCGTGGGAGCGACGAACGGTTTCGTGCGCACCCCCTTCATGATCGAGGGGTTACTCATCGGTGTGATCGGAGCTTTGGTGCCGGTTGGAACACTTATGGCCGGTTATGTTTATCTTTATGATTTTTTTGATGCCCAGTTGCCCTTTATTACGATGGTTGAGCCTTTTCCGATGGTTTGGCAAGTGGCATTGGTATTGTTGGGTATTAGCGTTGTCGTTGGTATGTTGGGAAGTCAAATGTCTGTACGTAAATTCTTGAAAGTATAG